One Dokdonia sp. Dokd-P16 genomic window carries:
- a CDS encoding thioredoxin family protein — protein sequence MLVLVDFYATWCRPCKTLGSIFGASKRRARPQVKIVKIDVDKNQPLAAQYTVRGVPTMILYKAGKQG from the coding sequence ATTCTAGTTCTTGTAGACTTTTATGCTACTTGGTGTCGACCCTGTAAAACATTAGGATCTATATTCGGAGCGAGTAAAAGAAGAGCTCGGCCTCAAGTCAAAATTGTGAAGATTGATGTAGATAAAAATCAACCACTAGCAGCACAATATACTGTAAGAGGAGTACCTACGATGATACTTTATAAAGCAGGAAAACAAGGTTGA